In one Andrena cerasifolii isolate SP2316 chromosome 2, iyAndCera1_principal, whole genome shotgun sequence genomic region, the following are encoded:
- the LOC143378736 gene encoding uncharacterized protein LOC143378736 isoform X6, producing the protein MPREYCFLCASDEGVFLDITADNKQIYHKQFEICSLVKVPTTDQLPTKICHKCVYELNQCTSFLKKYNQSIKHKTQARKNFCSLCYRFAKKEYIFDLSKDKNLQHSSLDKIRKVFKNDLEKFQRSHQFVCLTCRYTVDVLLDLKNVSQEIATKLNDIISEEIDYLNFPKIKTTVVNRKTTTTESTRIATAAQDADESDKMTRTRSQDNRLANSKSSEKSTQNQNKIQKTGEIVCKGFWTSIKSTDVNKQQSVAETKSCKVFLKDVLKVTALKERKLHETEEKDQRKKASAVTEKPSTVESKSRRAATEAENETGRQAQKRPARSGKPDSTDIKELPTKRLRSSAKQVTADPKEATSETVSPKSKPPEQKDAVLNSGQSYTSDSPATSNRTLTRHKRTTGASLSDADVDSRRDRKKLKAILAGNTAIKNMELNDESSNEEAPPKKKRLRFTSASSITIDLTQSDKGEESGNKHATARKGKVRTRRFGRSALMSKVARKAKSSESDNKESEDEETKPYICKECGANYENKLVGLTHQLTHYKQPKLALEKRVIDNVEKETVDASDAVDDQCEDQIETIAIRVDDDDEEETAVDVSNLDGSDRLEVIAEAEEKTPSPEKGRKKVKEEEVNETIEEEEMKQTEEEQKETTKEKDATKQKEKEATKQKEKKATKEKEKKATKEKETTKEKEATEEKKATKEKEATKEKEATEEKEATKEKEATKEKEAPKEKEVTKEKEATKEKEAPKEKEVTKEKEATKEKEATKEKEATKEKDTKETKDKKEKDTKTKDTKVTKDQKEDTVDVKFVPQKPTDDAPDQAEEPEEEKECEITEIVAVPSPSRGRKRGSRKGGSRWGRVRKSNTWRSRSRSNISDHSDTEDVIEVKVEESTSMTNTKYVSRTQIEDISEEVKKKEQTEEDEEEGSLKEVEELEEDEILEEEVETPKENKDKGKEEEAICTEHDSEPVDKESMKGLKCSADVDEIVALVDEDTPEPEEDEQNGVEEKGAQSETETRLEDASGKAEGTEKAKSPKRAKSIESCEENKENKEEQSVQANGDAPVTSNVAPLEGADVLKDSEAPGEKDAEKVEENAPESKTPKPEKPTSESSNVAADILQEVLELASAEIQKRQDVIDADASNDSVDAETLENISREIQNTVDMPSLKIDSANTGNDSE; encoded by the exons ATGCCAAGAGAATACTGTTTCCTCTGTGCGAGCGATGAAGGCGTCTTCTTGGACATCACTGCCGACAATAAACAAATATATCACAAGCAATTCGAGATCTGCTCTCTGGTGAAG GTACCAACCACGGATCAATTGCCAACTAAAATATGTCACAAATGCGTATACGAGTTGAATCAGTGTACCTCGTTTCTAAAGAAGTATAACCAATCTATAAAGCACAAGACACAGGCACGCAAAAATTTCTGCAGTTTATGCTATCGATTCGCGAAAAAGGAATACATTTTCGACCTCAGTAAAGACAAGAACTTGCAACACAGTTCCCTCGACAAGATACGCAAAGTTTTTAAGAACGAT CTTGAAAAGTTTCAGAGGAGCCACCAGTTTGTATGCTTAACTTGCCGATACACAGTGGACGTATTGTTAGATTTAAAGAATGTATCTCAAGAGATTGCAACAAAACTGAACGATATAATCAGCGAAGAAATAGATTACTTAAACTTCCCTAAG ATAAAGACTACCGTGGTGAATCGCAAAACTACCACCACTGAATCTACCAGAATAGCCACCGCCGCGCAGGACGCTGACGAATCTGACAAGATGACACGGACAAGATCTCAGGACAACAGATTAGCCAATAGCAAGTCAAGCGAAAAATCAACGCAAAATCAAAACAAAATTCAAAAGACAGGCGAAATTGTGTGTAAAGGTTTCTGGACCAGCATTAAATCCACTGACGTCAACAAACAGCAAAGTGTCGCGGAGACGAAGTCCTGTAAAGTGTTCCTGAAAGACGTGTTGAAAGTTACGGCACTGAAGGAGCGGAAGCTGCATGAAACTGAGGAGAAGGACCAAAGGAAGAAGGCGAGCGCGGTGACAGAGAAACCATCGACAGTGGAAAGTAAATCTCGGAGAGCAGCCACTGAGGCGGAGAACGAAACAGGCAGACAGGCTCAAAAGCGTCCCGCTAGAAGTGGCAAACCTGACAGCACAGATATCAAAGAGTTGCCAACTAAGAGATTAAGGTCCAGTGCGAAGCAGGTCACCGCGGATCCCAAGGAAGCTACGTCAGAGACAGTCTCGCCGAAATCAAAGCCACCCGAGCAGAAAGATGCTGTGCTTAACAGCGGTCAGAGCTACACTTCCGACTCCCCTGCAACAAGTAACAGAACCCTAACTAGACACAAGCGCACGACCGGCGCGTCATTGTCCGATGCGGACGTTGACAGTAGACGCGATCGCAAGAAATTGAAAGCTATTCTAGCGGGTAACACAGCGATAAAGAATATGGAGTTAAACGACGAGTCGTCGAACGAGGAGGCCCCGCCGAAGAAGAAGAGGTTAAGGTTTACGAGCGCCTCGTCCATTACGATCGACTTGACGCAAAGCGACAAAGGCGAGGAGAGCGGCAATAAACACGCGACGGCGCGTAAGGGAAAAGTTCGGACTCGGAGGTTCGGAAGGTCTGCCCTGATGTCCAAGGTGGCACGGAAGGCGAAGTCCTCTGAATCCGACAATAAAGAGTCGGAGGACGAGGAAACGAAGCCGTACATATGTAAAGAGTGTGGTGCGAATTATGAGAACAAACTTGTGGGCCTGACGCACCAATTGACGCATTACAAGCAGCCAAAACTGGCACTGGAGAAGCGGGTCATTGATAATGTGGAGAAGGAGACTGTGGACGCCAGCGACGCGGTGGATGACCAGTGCGAGGACCAGATCGAGACCATTGCGATCAGAGTGGACGATGATGATGAGGAGGAGACAGCTGTGGATGTAAGTAATTTGGACGGGAGCGATCGGTTAGAGGTCATTGCAGAAGCGGAAGAGAAAACTCCATCTCCGGAGAAGGGGAGGAAGAAGGTGAAGGAGGAG GAGGTGAATGAGACAATAGAGGAGGAGGAGATGAAGCAGACAGAGGAGGAGCAGAAGGAGACGACAAAGGAGAAGGATGCGACGAAgcagaaggagaaggaggcgaCGAagcagaaggagaagaaggcgacgaaggagaaggagaagaaggcgaCGAAGGAGAAGGAGACGACAAAGGAGAAGGAGGCGACGGAGGAGAAGAAGGCGACGAAGGAGAAGGAGGCGACGAAGGAGAAGGAGGCGACGGAGGAGAAGGAGGCGACGAAGGAGAAGGAGGCGACGAAGGAGAAGGAGGCGCCGAAGGAGAAGGAGGTGACGAAAGAAAAGGAGGCGACGAAGGAGAAGGAGGCGCCGAAGGAGAAGGAGGTGACGAAAGAAAAGGAGGCGACGAAGGAGAAGGAAGCGACGAAGGAGAAGGAGGCGACGAAAGAGAAGGATACAAAAGAGACGAAGGATAAGAAGGAGAAGGATACAAAGACCAAGGATACAAAAGTCACAAAAGACCAGAAGGAAGACACTGTCGACGTGAAGTTTGTTCCGCAGAAGCCCACCGATGATGCACCTGACCAAGCCGAGGAGCCAGAGGAGGAGAAAGAATGTGAAATCACAGAAATTGTTGCAGTTCCGTCCCCGAGTCGAGGCAGGAAACGTGGATCCAGGAAGGGCGGCTCACGGTGGGGTCGCGTACGGAAGAGCAACACCTGGCGCAGCAGAAGTAGAAGCAACATAAGCGACCATAGTGACACCGAGGACGTTATCGAGGTTAAGGTAGAAGAATCCACGAGTATGACAAACACGAAGTATGTATCGCGTACCCAGATCGAAGATATTTCAGAGGAAGTGAAAAAGAAAGAGCAGACAGAGGAGGATGAAGAAGAAGGTAGTTTGAAGGAGGTAGAGGAACTAGAAGAGGACGAGATATTGGAAGAAGAGGTGGAAACTCCAAAGGAGAACAAAGACAAGGGAAAAGAGGAGGAAGCAATTTGTACAGAGCACGATAGCGAGCCAGTTGATAAGGAAAGTATGAAGGGATTGAAGTGCAGCGCAGATGTCGACGAGATTGTCGCGCTGGTGGATGAAGACACGCCCGAGCCCGAGGAGGACGAGCAGAATGGAGTGGAGGAGAAGGGCGCCCAGAGCGAAACAGAAACGAGGCTCGAAGATGCTAGTGGTAAGGCAGAGGGCACGGAGAAAGCAAAGTCGCCTAAACGCGCGAAAAGCATAGAGTCCTGCGAGGAGAACAAGGAGAACAAGGAGGAGCAGAGCGTACAGGCGAATGGTGACGCGCCCGTGACGTCAAATGTAGCTCCATTGGAGGGCGCGGATGTGTTGAAAGACAGCGAAGCCCCCGGCGAAAAGGACGCCGAGAAAGTGGAGGAGAACGCCCCCGAATCAAAGACCCCGAAGCCAGAGAAGCCGACCAGCGAGTCCTCGAACGTCGCGGCGGATATCCTGCAGGAGGTCCTCGAACTGGCGAGCGCGGAGATTCAGAAGCGGCAAGATGTGATAGACGCCGACGCAAGCAATGATTCCGTGGACGCGGAGACCCTGGAGAACATATCCCGTGAAATCCAGAACACCGTCGACATGCCATCCCTGAAAATCGATAGCGCCAATACTGGCAACGACTCGGAGTAA
- the LOC143378736 gene encoding uncharacterized protein LOC143378736 isoform X4, translating into MPREYCFLCASDEGVFLDITADNKQIYHKQFEICSLVKVPTTDQLPTKICHKCVYELNQCTSFLKKYNQSIKHKTQARKNFCSLCYRFAKKEYIFDLSKDKNLQHSSLDKIRKVFKNDLEKFQRSHQFVCLTCRYTVDVLLDLKNVSQEIATKLNDIISEEIDYLNFPKIKTTVVNRKTTTTESTRIATAAQDADESDKMTRTRSQDNRLANSKSSEKSTQNQNKIQKTGEIVCKGFWTSIKSTDVNKQQSVAETKSCKVFLKDVLKVTALKERKLHETEEKDQRKKASAVTEKPSTVESKSRRAATEAENETGRQAQKRPARSGKPDSTDIKELPTKRLRSSAKQVTADPKEATSETVSPKSKPPEQKDAVLNSGQSYTSDSPATSNRTLTRHKRTTGASLSDADVDSRRDRKKLKAILAGNTAIKNMELNDESSNEEAPPKKKRLRFTSASSITIDLTQSDKGEESGNKHATARKGKVRTRRFGRSALMSKVARKAKSSESDNKESEDEETKPYICKECGANYENKLVGLTHQLTHYKQPKLALEKRVIDNVEKETVDASDAVDDQCEDQIETIAIRVDDDDEEETAVDVSNLDGSDRLEVIAEAEEKTPSPEKGRKKVKEEEEEVNETIEEEEMKQTEEEQKETTKEKDATKQKEKEATKQKEKKATKEKEKKATKEKETTKEKEATEEKKATKEKEATKEKEATEEKEATKEKEATKEKEAPKEKEVTKEKEATKEKEAPKEKEVTKEKEATKEKEATKEKEATKEKDTKETKDKKEKDTKTKDTKVTKDQKEDTVDVKFVPQKPTDDAPDQAEEPEEEKECEITEIVAVPSPSRGRKRGSRKGGSRWGRVRKSNTWRSRSRSNISDHSDTEDVIEVKVEESTSMTNTKYVSRTQIEDISEEVKKKEQTEEDEEEGSLKEVEELEEDEILEEEVETPKENKDKGKEEEAICTEHDSEPVDKESMKGLKCSADVDEIVALVDEDTPEPEEDEQNGVEEKGAQSETETRLEDASGKAEGTEKAKSPKRAKSIESCEENKENKEEQSVQANGDAPVTSNVAPLEGADVLKDSEAPGEKDAEKVEENAPESKTPKPEKPTSESSNVAADILQEVLELASAEIQKRQDVIDADASNDSVDAETLENISREIQNTVDMPSLKIDSANTGNDSE; encoded by the exons ATGCCAAGAGAATACTGTTTCCTCTGTGCGAGCGATGAAGGCGTCTTCTTGGACATCACTGCCGACAATAAACAAATATATCACAAGCAATTCGAGATCTGCTCTCTGGTGAAG GTACCAACCACGGATCAATTGCCAACTAAAATATGTCACAAATGCGTATACGAGTTGAATCAGTGTACCTCGTTTCTAAAGAAGTATAACCAATCTATAAAGCACAAGACACAGGCACGCAAAAATTTCTGCAGTTTATGCTATCGATTCGCGAAAAAGGAATACATTTTCGACCTCAGTAAAGACAAGAACTTGCAACACAGTTCCCTCGACAAGATACGCAAAGTTTTTAAGAACGAT CTTGAAAAGTTTCAGAGGAGCCACCAGTTTGTATGCTTAACTTGCCGATACACAGTGGACGTATTGTTAGATTTAAAGAATGTATCTCAAGAGATTGCAACAAAACTGAACGATATAATCAGCGAAGAAATAGATTACTTAAACTTCCCTAAG ATAAAGACTACCGTGGTGAATCGCAAAACTACCACCACTGAATCTACCAGAATAGCCACCGCCGCGCAGGACGCTGACGAATCTGACAAGATGACACGGACAAGATCTCAGGACAACAGATTAGCCAATAGCAAGTCAAGCGAAAAATCAACGCAAAATCAAAACAAAATTCAAAAGACAGGCGAAATTGTGTGTAAAGGTTTCTGGACCAGCATTAAATCCACTGACGTCAACAAACAGCAAAGTGTCGCGGAGACGAAGTCCTGTAAAGTGTTCCTGAAAGACGTGTTGAAAGTTACGGCACTGAAGGAGCGGAAGCTGCATGAAACTGAGGAGAAGGACCAAAGGAAGAAGGCGAGCGCGGTGACAGAGAAACCATCGACAGTGGAAAGTAAATCTCGGAGAGCAGCCACTGAGGCGGAGAACGAAACAGGCAGACAGGCTCAAAAGCGTCCCGCTAGAAGTGGCAAACCTGACAGCACAGATATCAAAGAGTTGCCAACTAAGAGATTAAGGTCCAGTGCGAAGCAGGTCACCGCGGATCCCAAGGAAGCTACGTCAGAGACAGTCTCGCCGAAATCAAAGCCACCCGAGCAGAAAGATGCTGTGCTTAACAGCGGTCAGAGCTACACTTCCGACTCCCCTGCAACAAGTAACAGAACCCTAACTAGACACAAGCGCACGACCGGCGCGTCATTGTCCGATGCGGACGTTGACAGTAGACGCGATCGCAAGAAATTGAAAGCTATTCTAGCGGGTAACACAGCGATAAAGAATATGGAGTTAAACGACGAGTCGTCGAACGAGGAGGCCCCGCCGAAGAAGAAGAGGTTAAGGTTTACGAGCGCCTCGTCCATTACGATCGACTTGACGCAAAGCGACAAAGGCGAGGAGAGCGGCAATAAACACGCGACGGCGCGTAAGGGAAAAGTTCGGACTCGGAGGTTCGGAAGGTCTGCCCTGATGTCCAAGGTGGCACGGAAGGCGAAGTCCTCTGAATCCGACAATAAAGAGTCGGAGGACGAGGAAACGAAGCCGTACATATGTAAAGAGTGTGGTGCGAATTATGAGAACAAACTTGTGGGCCTGACGCACCAATTGACGCATTACAAGCAGCCAAAACTGGCACTGGAGAAGCGGGTCATTGATAATGTGGAGAAGGAGACTGTGGACGCCAGCGACGCGGTGGATGACCAGTGCGAGGACCAGATCGAGACCATTGCGATCAGAGTGGACGATGATGATGAGGAGGAGACAGCTGTGGATGTAAGTAATTTGGACGGGAGCGATCGGTTAGAGGTCATTGCAGAAGCGGAAGAGAAAACTCCATCTCCGGAGAAGGGGAGGAAGAAGGTGAAGGAGGAG GAGGAGGAGGTGAATGAGACAATAGAGGAGGAGGAGATGAAGCAGACAGAGGAGGAGCAGAAGGAGACGACAAAGGAGAAGGATGCGACGAAgcagaaggagaaggaggcgaCGAagcagaaggagaagaaggcgacgaaggagaaggagaagaaggcgaCGAAGGAGAAGGAGACGACAAAGGAGAAGGAGGCGACGGAGGAGAAGAAGGCGACGAAGGAGAAGGAGGCGACGAAGGAGAAGGAGGCGACGGAGGAGAAGGAGGCGACGAAGGAGAAGGAGGCGACGAAGGAGAAGGAGGCGCCGAAGGAGAAGGAGGTGACGAAAGAAAAGGAGGCGACGAAGGAGAAGGAGGCGCCGAAGGAGAAGGAGGTGACGAAAGAAAAGGAGGCGACGAAGGAGAAGGAAGCGACGAAGGAGAAGGAGGCGACGAAAGAGAAGGATACAAAAGAGACGAAGGATAAGAAGGAGAAGGATACAAAGACCAAGGATACAAAAGTCACAAAAGACCAGAAGGAAGACACTGTCGACGTGAAGTTTGTTCCGCAGAAGCCCACCGATGATGCACCTGACCAAGCCGAGGAGCCAGAGGAGGAGAAAGAATGTGAAATCACAGAAATTGTTGCAGTTCCGTCCCCGAGTCGAGGCAGGAAACGTGGATCCAGGAAGGGCGGCTCACGGTGGGGTCGCGTACGGAAGAGCAACACCTGGCGCAGCAGAAGTAGAAGCAACATAAGCGACCATAGTGACACCGAGGACGTTATCGAGGTTAAGGTAGAAGAATCCACGAGTATGACAAACACGAAGTATGTATCGCGTACCCAGATCGAAGATATTTCAGAGGAAGTGAAAAAGAAAGAGCAGACAGAGGAGGATGAAGAAGAAGGTAGTTTGAAGGAGGTAGAGGAACTAGAAGAGGACGAGATATTGGAAGAAGAGGTGGAAACTCCAAAGGAGAACAAAGACAAGGGAAAAGAGGAGGAAGCAATTTGTACAGAGCACGATAGCGAGCCAGTTGATAAGGAAAGTATGAAGGGATTGAAGTGCAGCGCAGATGTCGACGAGATTGTCGCGCTGGTGGATGAAGACACGCCCGAGCCCGAGGAGGACGAGCAGAATGGAGTGGAGGAGAAGGGCGCCCAGAGCGAAACAGAAACGAGGCTCGAAGATGCTAGTGGTAAGGCAGAGGGCACGGAGAAAGCAAAGTCGCCTAAACGCGCGAAAAGCATAGAGTCCTGCGAGGAGAACAAGGAGAACAAGGAGGAGCAGAGCGTACAGGCGAATGGTGACGCGCCCGTGACGTCAAATGTAGCTCCATTGGAGGGCGCGGATGTGTTGAAAGACAGCGAAGCCCCCGGCGAAAAGGACGCCGAGAAAGTGGAGGAGAACGCCCCCGAATCAAAGACCCCGAAGCCAGAGAAGCCGACCAGCGAGTCCTCGAACGTCGCGGCGGATATCCTGCAGGAGGTCCTCGAACTGGCGAGCGCGGAGATTCAGAAGCGGCAAGATGTGATAGACGCCGACGCAAGCAATGATTCCGTGGACGCGGAGACCCTGGAGAACATATCCCGTGAAATCCAGAACACCGTCGACATGCCATCCCTGAAAATCGATAGCGCCAATACTGGCAACGACTCGGAGTAA
- the LOC143378736 gene encoding uncharacterized protein LOC143378736 isoform X5, giving the protein MPREYCFLCASDEGVFLDITADNKQIYHKQFEICSLVKVPTTDQLPTKICHKCVYELNQCTSFLKKYNQSIKHKTQARKNFCSLCYRFAKKEYIFDLSKDKNLQHSSLDKIRKVFKNDLEKFQRSHQFVCLTCRYTVDVLLDLKNVSQEIATKLNDIISEEIDYLNFPKIKTTVVNRKTTTTESTRIATAAQDADESDKMTRTRSQDNRLANSKSSEKSTQNQNKIQKTGEIVCKGFWTSIKSTDVNKQQSVAETKSCKVFLKDVLKVTALKERKLHETEEKDQRKKASAVTEKPSTVESKSRRAATEAENETGRQAQKRPARSGKPDSTDIKELPTKRLRSSAKQVTADPKEATSETVSPKSKPPEQKDAVLNSGQSYTSDSPATSNRTLTRHKRTTGASLSDADVDSRRDRKKLKAILAGNTAIKNMELNDESSNEEAPPKKKRLRFTSASSITIDLTQSDKGEESGNKHATARKGKVRTRRFGRSALMSKVARKAKSSESDNKESEDEETKPYICKECGANYENKLVGLTHQLTHYKQPKLALEKRVIDNVEKETVDASDAVDDQCEDQIETIAIRVDDDDEEETAVDVSNLDGSDRLEVIAEAEEKTPSPEKGRKKVKEEEEVNETIEEEEMKQTEEEQKETTKEKDATKQKEKEATKQKEKKATKEKEKKATKEKETTKEKEATEEKKATKEKEATKEKEATEEKEATKEKEATKEKEAPKEKEVTKEKEATKEKEAPKEKEVTKEKEATKEKEATKEKEATKEKDTKETKDKKEKDTKTKDTKVTKDQKEDTVDVKFVPQKPTDDAPDQAEEPEEEKECEITEIVAVPSPSRGRKRGSRKGGSRWGRVRKSNTWRSRSRSNISDHSDTEDVIEVKVEESTSMTNTKYVSRTQIEDISEEVKKKEQTEEDEEEGSLKEVEELEEDEILEEEVETPKENKDKGKEEEAICTEHDSEPVDKESMKGLKCSADVDEIVALVDEDTPEPEEDEQNGVEEKGAQSETETRLEDASGKAEGTEKAKSPKRAKSIESCEENKENKEEQSVQANGDAPVTSNVAPLEGADVLKDSEAPGEKDAEKVEENAPESKTPKPEKPTSESSNVAADILQEVLELASAEIQKRQDVIDADASNDSVDAETLENISREIQNTVDMPSLKIDSANTGNDSE; this is encoded by the exons ATGCCAAGAGAATACTGTTTCCTCTGTGCGAGCGATGAAGGCGTCTTCTTGGACATCACTGCCGACAATAAACAAATATATCACAAGCAATTCGAGATCTGCTCTCTGGTGAAG GTACCAACCACGGATCAATTGCCAACTAAAATATGTCACAAATGCGTATACGAGTTGAATCAGTGTACCTCGTTTCTAAAGAAGTATAACCAATCTATAAAGCACAAGACACAGGCACGCAAAAATTTCTGCAGTTTATGCTATCGATTCGCGAAAAAGGAATACATTTTCGACCTCAGTAAAGACAAGAACTTGCAACACAGTTCCCTCGACAAGATACGCAAAGTTTTTAAGAACGAT CTTGAAAAGTTTCAGAGGAGCCACCAGTTTGTATGCTTAACTTGCCGATACACAGTGGACGTATTGTTAGATTTAAAGAATGTATCTCAAGAGATTGCAACAAAACTGAACGATATAATCAGCGAAGAAATAGATTACTTAAACTTCCCTAAG ATAAAGACTACCGTGGTGAATCGCAAAACTACCACCACTGAATCTACCAGAATAGCCACCGCCGCGCAGGACGCTGACGAATCTGACAAGATGACACGGACAAGATCTCAGGACAACAGATTAGCCAATAGCAAGTCAAGCGAAAAATCAACGCAAAATCAAAACAAAATTCAAAAGACAGGCGAAATTGTGTGTAAAGGTTTCTGGACCAGCATTAAATCCACTGACGTCAACAAACAGCAAAGTGTCGCGGAGACGAAGTCCTGTAAAGTGTTCCTGAAAGACGTGTTGAAAGTTACGGCACTGAAGGAGCGGAAGCTGCATGAAACTGAGGAGAAGGACCAAAGGAAGAAGGCGAGCGCGGTGACAGAGAAACCATCGACAGTGGAAAGTAAATCTCGGAGAGCAGCCACTGAGGCGGAGAACGAAACAGGCAGACAGGCTCAAAAGCGTCCCGCTAGAAGTGGCAAACCTGACAGCACAGATATCAAAGAGTTGCCAACTAAGAGATTAAGGTCCAGTGCGAAGCAGGTCACCGCGGATCCCAAGGAAGCTACGTCAGAGACAGTCTCGCCGAAATCAAAGCCACCCGAGCAGAAAGATGCTGTGCTTAACAGCGGTCAGAGCTACACTTCCGACTCCCCTGCAACAAGTAACAGAACCCTAACTAGACACAAGCGCACGACCGGCGCGTCATTGTCCGATGCGGACGTTGACAGTAGACGCGATCGCAAGAAATTGAAAGCTATTCTAGCGGGTAACACAGCGATAAAGAATATGGAGTTAAACGACGAGTCGTCGAACGAGGAGGCCCCGCCGAAGAAGAAGAGGTTAAGGTTTACGAGCGCCTCGTCCATTACGATCGACTTGACGCAAAGCGACAAAGGCGAGGAGAGCGGCAATAAACACGCGACGGCGCGTAAGGGAAAAGTTCGGACTCGGAGGTTCGGAAGGTCTGCCCTGATGTCCAAGGTGGCACGGAAGGCGAAGTCCTCTGAATCCGACAATAAAGAGTCGGAGGACGAGGAAACGAAGCCGTACATATGTAAAGAGTGTGGTGCGAATTATGAGAACAAACTTGTGGGCCTGACGCACCAATTGACGCATTACAAGCAGCCAAAACTGGCACTGGAGAAGCGGGTCATTGATAATGTGGAGAAGGAGACTGTGGACGCCAGCGACGCGGTGGATGACCAGTGCGAGGACCAGATCGAGACCATTGCGATCAGAGTGGACGATGATGATGAGGAGGAGACAGCTGTGGATGTAAGTAATTTGGACGGGAGCGATCGGTTAGAGGTCATTGCAGAAGCGGAAGAGAAAACTCCATCTCCGGAGAAGGGGAGGAAGAAGGTGAAGGAGGAG GAGGAGGTGAATGAGACAATAGAGGAGGAGGAGATGAAGCAGACAGAGGAGGAGCAGAAGGAGACGACAAAGGAGAAGGATGCGACGAAgcagaaggagaaggaggcgaCGAagcagaaggagaagaaggcgacgaaggagaaggagaagaaggcgaCGAAGGAGAAGGAGACGACAAAGGAGAAGGAGGCGACGGAGGAGAAGAAGGCGACGAAGGAGAAGGAGGCGACGAAGGAGAAGGAGGCGACGGAGGAGAAGGAGGCGACGAAGGAGAAGGAGGCGACGAAGGAGAAGGAGGCGCCGAAGGAGAAGGAGGTGACGAAAGAAAAGGAGGCGACGAAGGAGAAGGAGGCGCCGAAGGAGAAGGAGGTGACGAAAGAAAAGGAGGCGACGAAGGAGAAGGAAGCGACGAAGGAGAAGGAGGCGACGAAAGAGAAGGATACAAAAGAGACGAAGGATAAGAAGGAGAAGGATACAAAGACCAAGGATACAAAAGTCACAAAAGACCAGAAGGAAGACACTGTCGACGTGAAGTTTGTTCCGCAGAAGCCCACCGATGATGCACCTGACCAAGCCGAGGAGCCAGAGGAGGAGAAAGAATGTGAAATCACAGAAATTGTTGCAGTTCCGTCCCCGAGTCGAGGCAGGAAACGTGGATCCAGGAAGGGCGGCTCACGGTGGGGTCGCGTACGGAAGAGCAACACCTGGCGCAGCAGAAGTAGAAGCAACATAAGCGACCATAGTGACACCGAGGACGTTATCGAGGTTAAGGTAGAAGAATCCACGAGTATGACAAACACGAAGTATGTATCGCGTACCCAGATCGAAGATATTTCAGAGGAAGTGAAAAAGAAAGAGCAGACAGAGGAGGATGAAGAAGAAGGTAGTTTGAAGGAGGTAGAGGAACTAGAAGAGGACGAGATATTGGAAGAAGAGGTGGAAACTCCAAAGGAGAACAAAGACAAGGGAAAAGAGGAGGAAGCAATTTGTACAGAGCACGATAGCGAGCCAGTTGATAAGGAAAGTATGAAGGGATTGAAGTGCAGCGCAGATGTCGACGAGATTGTCGCGCTGGTGGATGAAGACACGCCCGAGCCCGAGGAGGACGAGCAGAATGGAGTGGAGGAGAAGGGCGCCCAGAGCGAAACAGAAACGAGGCTCGAAGATGCTAGTGGTAAGGCAGAGGGCACGGAGAAAGCAAAGTCGCCTAAACGCGCGAAAAGCATAGAGTCCTGCGAGGAGAACAAGGAGAACAAGGAGGAGCAGAGCGTACAGGCGAATGGTGACGCGCCCGTGACGTCAAATGTAGCTCCATTGGAGGGCGCGGATGTGTTGAAAGACAGCGAAGCCCCCGGCGAAAAGGACGCCGAGAAAGTGGAGGAGAACGCCCCCGAATCAAAGACCCCGAAGCCAGAGAAGCCGACCAGCGAGTCCTCGAACGTCGCGGCGGATATCCTGCAGGAGGTCCTCGAACTGGCGAGCGCGGAGATTCAGAAGCGGCAAGATGTGATAGACGCCGACGCAAGCAATGATTCCGTGGACGCGGAGACCCTGGAGAACATATCCCGTGAAATCCAGAACACCGTCGACATGCCATCCCTGAAAATCGATAGCGCCAATACTGGCAACGACTCGGAGTAA